The Xanthomonas sontii genome contains a region encoding:
- a CDS encoding DUF2388 domain-containing protein — MTRVTARCALLFALILPAFAQASSFAGSSAGSASAGSAGSSASSDSSSNNDKVVLQARDDAAGFVASAGRIRGVQLEAALRVLRERNPQAQQASDLELAQAILAL; from the coding sequence ATGACCCGAGTGACCGCGCGCTGCGCCCTGCTGTTCGCCCTGATCCTGCCCGCGTTCGCGCAGGCCTCCAGCTTCGCCGGCAGCTCCGCCGGTTCGGCCTCGGCCGGCTCGGCCGGCAGCTCGGCGTCCTCGGACAGCAGTTCCAACAACGATAAGGTGGTGCTGCAGGCGCGCGACGACGCGGCCGGCTTCGTCGCCAGCGCCGGGCGCATCCGCGGCGTGCAACTGGAAGCGGCGCTGCGCGTGTTGCGCGAGCGCAACCCGCAGGCGCAACAGGCCAGCGACCTGGAACTGGCGCAGGCGATCCTGGCGCTGTGA
- a CDS encoding FAD-binding oxidoreductase — MTDPRLDALALAVPGLRLKTDPADLEHYGRDWTRRWTPAPLAIALPATVEEVQAVLRWANDHAVAVVPSGGRTGLSGGAVAAHGELVLSLERMNKALAFDPVDRTLTVQAGMPLEAVHNAAREHGLQYPVDFAARGSCSIGGNIATNAGGIRVIRYGNTREWIAGLKVVTGSGELLELNRGLIKNSSGYDFRQLLIGSEGTLGIVVEATLRLTDPPPPSNVMLLALPSFEVLMQVFAAFRSRLQLEAFEFFTDRALQHVLAHGAQAPFDTVYPYYVVTEYASGNEAQEAAALAAFEACMEQGWVLDGVISQSEAQAAQLWRLREGITEAVARYTPYKNDVSVRISAMPAFLARTQALLGEAYPQFEVVWFGHIGDGNLHINVLKPEATAPAEFIAACEHVTKLLAQVLAEHGGSISAEHGIGLVKKPYLDSTRSAEEIALMRAVKRVFDPSGLLNPGKLFDP, encoded by the coding sequence ATGACCGACCCGCGCCTGGATGCCCTGGCCCTTGCCGTTCCCGGCCTGCGCCTGAAGACCGATCCCGCCGACCTCGAGCACTACGGCCGCGACTGGACCCGGCGCTGGACCCCGGCGCCGCTGGCGATCGCGTTGCCGGCCACGGTGGAGGAGGTGCAGGCGGTGCTGCGCTGGGCCAACGACCACGCGGTGGCGGTGGTGCCCTCCGGCGGCCGCACCGGCTTGTCCGGCGGCGCGGTGGCCGCGCACGGCGAACTGGTGCTGAGCCTGGAGCGGATGAACAAGGCGCTGGCCTTCGATCCGGTCGATCGCACCCTCACCGTGCAGGCCGGCATGCCGCTGGAAGCGGTGCACAACGCCGCGCGGGAGCACGGGCTGCAATATCCGGTGGACTTCGCGGCGCGCGGGTCGTGCTCGATCGGCGGCAACATCGCCACCAATGCCGGCGGTATCCGCGTGATCCGCTACGGCAACACCCGCGAGTGGATCGCCGGGTTGAAGGTGGTCACCGGCAGCGGCGAATTGCTCGAGCTCAACCGCGGGCTGATCAAGAATTCCAGCGGCTACGATTTCCGCCAGCTGCTGATCGGCTCCGAAGGCACCCTCGGCATCGTGGTCGAAGCCACCCTGCGCCTCACCGACCCGCCGCCGCCGAGCAACGTGATGCTGCTGGCGCTGCCCTCGTTCGAGGTGCTGATGCAGGTGTTCGCCGCATTCCGCAGCCGGCTGCAGTTGGAGGCGTTCGAGTTCTTCACCGACCGTGCGCTGCAGCACGTGCTGGCGCATGGCGCGCAGGCGCCGTTCGACACCGTCTATCCGTACTACGTGGTCACCGAGTACGCCAGCGGCAACGAGGCGCAGGAGGCCGCGGCGCTGGCCGCGTTCGAGGCCTGCATGGAGCAGGGCTGGGTGCTGGACGGGGTGATCAGCCAGAGCGAGGCGCAGGCCGCGCAGCTGTGGCGCCTGCGCGAAGGCATTACCGAGGCGGTGGCGCGCTACACCCCCTACAAGAACGACGTGTCGGTGCGGATCTCGGCGATGCCGGCGTTCCTGGCGCGGACCCAGGCGCTGCTCGGCGAGGCCTACCCGCAATTCGAGGTGGTGTGGTTCGGCCACATCGGCGACGGCAACCTGCACATCAACGTGCTCAAGCCCGAGGCCACTGCGCCGGCGGAGTTCATCGCCGCCTGCGAGCACGTCACCAAGCTGCTGGCGCAGGTGCTGGCCGAGCACGGCGGCAGCATCTCCGCCGAGCACGGCATCGGCCTGGTCAAGAAACCCTACCTGGACAGCACGCGCAGCGCCGAGGAGATCGCGTTGATGCGCGCGGTCAAGCGCGTGTTCGATCCGTCCGGGCTGCTCAATCCGGGCAAGCTGTTCGACCCTTGA